Part of the Desulforegula conservatrix Mb1Pa genome is shown below.
AGGTTCCGCATGTGAGACATTTTGAAAGATCGCCGTCCGGGATGAGGGCTTTGGCAAGATCCCTTATCGAGAATTTGCCGCTTGGAACTTTTATTTCTTGAGCCATAGTTTCCTCCGGTACTGAAATATAAAAACAGTTGCTGATTCAATTTTTATTTTTAAGCCCGGAAGGGGTACGGATTTACCGGAGGGTCAGATTGGAGCTTTGAAAAGAGGCAGCCTTCCCCGGATTCAACCGCGGCCCGCAACTCGGGCTTTCAATCATTGGTTGTCAGGTAAAGCCGAAAAAGATTTTCATAATGATTTAGATAACCATATTTAAAGGTTCTGAGTCTGGATACTACAATAAGGCGGCTATAATATAGTTTTAAACAATAGGTCAAATTGATTATTTCGATTAAAATGGTGTCTTTAAATAGATTTTATCGAATTGATGAATAGATTATCCATATGGATGACTGCCTTTTATCCCGTAAAATGATTAAAAACAGATAACCGTATATATAGGCTTACATGCAAATGCATAGGATTATCCTCGATATGCATAGCATTCCTGTCTCTTTATCTGCAGAAACCTTTATTTGTTATTTTTTTCTGGTTTTCATGAAAAATGAAAAGTATTAGAGTATCAATGATGTGGGCAACAATGCTGAAATGGGGAATAAAATGAAAATCGTACTCCTGACCGACACACACGGAGACACACAAAACATAGAAAAAATGAAAGATGATATTTCTTCGTCTGATGTTGTCATTGTTGTCGGTGATATTACGCATTTTGGCGGACATGACGAAGCTGCAAAAGTCATAGATGCGATTCGGAAATATCAGCCCAATGTTTATGGAGTTTCGGGGAATTGTGATTATCATGACATAGACGCTTATCTTGACGTGGAACAGATAAACATACACGGGAAAGTGGTCAGGCTGGCAAAGGATCTTTATATTGCGGGACTCGGCGGGTCCCAGACAACTCCTTTTGATACGCCCAACGAATATCAGGAAAAGGATTATATAAGGATACTCGATGAGCTTGGACAAAAAGTCGAGTCAAGAAATTCAAGAGTTATCCTGGCCGCACACAATCCTCCTTATGGAACAGCCTGTGATAAGGTAAGATCAGGCGCAAATGTTGGAAGCAGGCCTGTCAGGCAATTCATAGAAAAGCATTCTCCCCTTATCTGTTTATGCGGTCATATCCACGAATCCGCAGCCAAGGACATGATCGCAGATACTATGGTCATAAATCCCGGACCAGCCAAGGACGGGCATTATGGCCTTATTGAAATCACTGAAAAAGGCATAAAGGCGGAAATTAAGAAAGCTTCCGCAGCCAAAAAGCGTTTCAGATTCTTCTGATTCAAATATGATGTAGTCGCAAAAAATCTAAAAATGGCTTAAACGTCATGCAGAACCTGATCCGGCATCTTTGTAATTTCAGCCACTTCTGGGTTCCGGCCTGCGCCGGAATGACGGAAATTGGACTTTTTGCTATCCTGTCAAATATAATTCCGGAGAAAGCCATGAACGAAATTGTTTGTCTCAGAATAAAAATCAGCGGGATGGTTCAGGGTGTCGGATTCAGGTATCAACTCAAAAAAACGGCTGTCTCGCTTGGCCTTTGCGGCTGGGTTCGAAACAATGCTGATGGAAGCGTTACCGTGCTTATTCAGGGAAACAAAGACAAGGTTCTTGATCTTGTTGACTGGAGCAGAAAAGGCCCGCCAATGTCAATGGTTGCATCTGTTGATATCACCGAAAAATCCATTGAACATGAGTTAACGGGATTCGATATCGTTTTCAGATAAACCGAAAAAGATATATGGGTTCTTTTTGAAGCCATATGAGCGTTAGTAAAAGCGCTATTTAGCAGAACATACTGCCTCTATGCTAAACTTCCCACAGAGAATCAATCGGACTCAGAGCCCTTGAAATATCTTTCTCCATTACATGCGTATAAATTTCCGTTGTCTTGACATCTGAATGTCCCATCAATTCCTGGACAATCCTGATATTAATCCCGTTTTCAAGCAGATGTGTAGCAAATGAATGTCTGAACGTGTGACACGAAACTTTTTTTGTGATTCCGGACTTTTCCACAGCCGTTTTTACCGCCTTCTGGAGTCCTGATTCAAGAACATGATGACGACGTCTGATTCCGCTTCTTGGGTCTGCCGAAAGATCCCTGGAAGGGAAAACATACTTCCATCTGAATTCTTTAGCGGCATTCGGATATTTTCGCGCGAGAGCCTCCGGAATATACACTTCTCCGCAGCCATCAAGAATGTCCTTATCATGCAGATCCTTCACCCTGGCAATATGATTTTTCAACTCCTCCTTCACATTAACGGGAAGATTTACCACCCTGTCCTTTCCGCCTTTTGCTCCGCGAACATACACAAGGTTACGATCAAAATCCACATCAAGAACCCTGAGTTGTACGCATTCCATAAGCCTTAAGCCGCATCCGTAAAGAAGTTTTGCCATCAAAAGATGAGTGTCTGACATATTCTGGAGTACCTTCCTGACCTCGTTTTTCGTCATCACGACCGGCGGTCTGTTGTATTTTCTTGCTTTGATAGGTTCAAGCTGATCCGATACTTCGATATCAAGAACCTGCCTGTAGAGAAAAATGATGGCATTCAAAGCCTGGCGCTGGGTCGATGAAGAAACTTTGAGGTCTGTGGCAAGATTGCTGAGAAACGCCTCTATCTCGTTTTTGCCCATCTGAGAGGGATGTATCTGGCATTTGTGGAATCTTATGAATCTGGCAATCCAGTCGCAATAGGTCTTCTCGGTTCTCAACGAATAATGATGATACCTGAGAACCTGTCTTACCTGATCCATGAGGCGAAGATTTGGATTTGGCCGGAATTTTATCTTGTTTTCCATGATATTATCTATTAACGGTAATAGATGGAAAATTCAACGACAGTTTTCCATGTTTTGACCCTAATATCGGTGTTAGATGGAAATTCTGTCCATTCTATATACGCAATAGATGGAAAACTTTTTAGCTTATTACCCTGTTGGAAATCTGTTTCCGGGGTATTGCCAGGTTTTTTAAGCTTTCACGCTCTGGCTCAATTGGCAAATATAAGTGGTTAAGGCTTTTGACTTTTCTGCTTTGTCGCTCGGGTAAATTGCTTGGCTTTTTTAGCTCCGTATTTCCAGCTTTGCGCTAAAGTTTTTTTGGCATTTCCTCAGCTTGCAGTTGATTCAGCTTTATTGGTTTTG
Proteins encoded:
- a CDS encoding integron integrase, translated to MENKIKFRPNPNLRLMDQVRQVLRYHHYSLRTEKTYCDWIARFIRFHKCQIHPSQMGKNEIEAFLSNLATDLKVSSSTQRQALNAIIFLYRQVLDIEVSDQLEPIKARKYNRPPVVMTKNEVRKVLQNMSDTHLLMAKLLYGCGLRLMECVQLRVLDVDFDRNLVYVRGAKGGKDRVVNLPVNVKEELKNHIARVKDLHDKDILDGCGEVYIPEALARKYPNAAKEFRWKYVFPSRDLSADPRSGIRRRHHVLESGLQKAVKTAVEKSGITKKVSCHTFRHSFATHLLENGINIRIVQELMGHSDVKTTEIYTHVMEKDISRALSPIDSLWEV
- a CDS encoding metallophosphoesterase, with protein sequence MKIVLLTDTHGDTQNIEKMKDDISSSDVVIVVGDITHFGGHDEAAKVIDAIRKYQPNVYGVSGNCDYHDIDAYLDVEQINIHGKVVRLAKDLYIAGLGGSQTTPFDTPNEYQEKDYIRILDELGQKVESRNSRVILAAHNPPYGTACDKVRSGANVGSRPVRQFIEKHSPLICLCGHIHESAAKDMIADTMVINPGPAKDGHYGLIEITEKGIKAEIKKASAAKKRFRFF
- a CDS encoding acylphosphatase; the encoded protein is MNEIVCLRIKISGMVQGVGFRYQLKKTAVSLGLCGWVRNNADGSVTVLIQGNKDKVLDLVDWSRKGPPMSMVASVDITEKSIEHELTGFDIVFR